From the Anaerolineales bacterium genome, the window GCATCTGGCCATCGGTGTTCATTTCGATGACGAAGATCTCGTCGTGCTCCTCCACGAACTTGTGCACCTCCGCCGTGAACGGCACGGCCCGCAGGCGCAGGTAGTCGGTGGGGATCCCATTGGCCAGCAGCCGAGCCCGCGCCTCCTGGATCGCCGGGTCGGTGCTCCCATAGCCGATGAGGCCGATGCGGGCGCCTGGTAGGCGAGACAGCACCGGGGGCGGGACAAACTCCCGGATGGTCTCGAGCTTGCGCCACAGTCGCTCCATGTTGGCGGACCAGTCGTCGGCCCGCTCGCTGTACAGAGCAGCCTGATTGTGTCCGGTGCCCCGGGCGAACCAGGCGGCCAGCGGATGGGGGTTCCCGGGCAGAGTGCGGTAGGTGATTCCATCGCCGTCGGTATCGCGATAGCGGCCGAAGGTCCCGATCTGCGCCAGATCGTCGGCCGTGAGCACTTTGCCGCGGTCCATGGGCTCCTCAGGATAGGTGAACGGCTCCGACATCCAGTAGTTCATCCCCAGGTCGAGATCGGACATCACGAAGACCGGCGTCTGCAGCCTTTCGGCAAGATCGAAGGCCTTCCAGCCAAACTCGAAGCACTCCTTGGGCGTGGCCGGGAACAGCATCACATGCTTGGTGTCCCCGTGTCCGAGGTAACGCACAAACAAGACATCGCCCTGCGAGGTGCGGGTGGGCAACCCGGTCCCCGGTCCCATGCGCTGGACATCCCAGATCACGATCGGCACTTCCACAAAGAATGCCAGGCCCACGTACTCCGCCATCAGAGACAGACCCGGGCCGGAGGTGGAGGTCATGCTGCGCGCCCCCATCCAGCCAGCACCCACGGCCATCCCGGCGGCAGAGATCTCGTCCTCGGCCTGGATGACCGCATAGGTGGCCCTGCCGGTGCCCTGCTCTTTGCGCAGGGTAGGCAAGTATTCGGTCAGGGACTCGGCCAGGCTGGAGGCGGGGGTGATTGGATACCAGGCGGCGAAGCTGACCCCGCCATAGATCGCGCCCAGTGCCCCGGCGGTATTCCCGTCGATCAGGATCATGCCTTCGGTTTGGTTGTCACGCTCGACCACATACGGATCGCGCTTGACGAGGTTGCCTTCGGCCCAGGCGTGCGCCCTGGCGATCATGTCCATGTTGGATTCCACGGCCCGCTCCTTGCCGCGGAAGTGCGTGACCAGTGCCTTGCGGATCTCTTCGAGCTCGATGGCGAGCACACTGGCCACCACCCCAACATAGGCCATGTTCGAGATGTACTCCCGGAGTTCCTTGGGCGGATCGAGCTGCTTGACCAGGGATTGCACCGGCATCGGGTAGTACACGACATCCTCGCGGCCGCGGGGCGGCGGGAAGTGATCTGGATAGAAGCACACCCCGCCAGGCACCAGGGTCTGCAGATCCTCCTGATAGGTTGCGAGGTTCATGGCGACGATGATCTCGACCCTCTCCCGTCGGGCGGTATATCCGAGGGAACTGGCGCGGATGGTGAACCAGGTCGGCAGGCCCTG encodes:
- a CDS encoding 2-oxoacid:acceptor oxidoreductase subunit alpha, with product MSPQPVQEKVAAAHPVEQPRIVNDFSMVVATVNGSGSQTSNMALTRALFRMGVPVSGKSLFPSNIQGLPTWFTIRASSLGYTARRERVEIIVAMNLATYQEDLQTLVPGGVCFYPDHFPPPRGREDVVYYPMPVQSLVKQLDPPKELREYISNMAYVGVVASVLAIELEEIRKALVTHFRGKERAVESNMDMIARAHAWAEGNLVKRDPYVVERDNQTEGMILIDGNTAGALGAIYGGVSFAAWYPITPASSLAESLTEYLPTLRKEQGTGRATYAVIQAEDEISAAGMAVGAGWMGARSMTSTSGPGLSLMAEYVGLAFFVEVPIVIWDVQRMGPGTGLPTRTSQGDVLFVRYLGHGDTKHVMLFPATPKECFEFGWKAFDLAERLQTPVFVMSDLDLGMNYWMSEPFTYPEEPMDRGKVLTADDLAQIGTFGRYRDTDGDGITYRTLPGNPHPLAAWFARGTGHNQAALYSERADDWSANMERLWRKLETIREFVPPPVLSRLPGARIGLIGYGSTDPAIQEARARLLANGIPTDYLRLRAVPFTAEVHKFVEEHDEIFVIEMNTDGQMRQLLQLETPEQAGKIRSLAHNTGLPLSARWIVGRIQPGQEG